One part of the Quercus lobata isolate SW786 chromosome 7, ValleyOak3.0 Primary Assembly, whole genome shotgun sequence genome encodes these proteins:
- the LOC115953098 gene encoding sorting nexin 1 isoform X1, with translation MISTNRTLSGSSQSPRSPSSQPPYLSVSVTDPVKLGNGVQAYISYRVITKTNFPEYQGPEKIVIRRYSDFIWLRDRLFEKYKGIFIPPLPEKSAVEKFRFSAEFIEMRRQALDIFVNRIASHHALQQSEDLRTFLQADEETMDRLRAHETGIFKKKPADLMQMFKDVQSKVSDVVLGKEKPVEESDPEYEKLKHYIFELENHLAEAQKHAYRLVKRHRELGQSLSDFGKAVKLLGACEGNSLGKAFSELGAKSETLSVKLQKEAHQLLMNFEEPLKDYVRAVQSIKATITERANAFRRQCELTETIKLKEINLNKLSLIRSDKVGEAEMEYNELKAESEEATRLFESIVRLMNEELVNFQERKTLDMGIAFNEFARGQARLANGIADAWRSLLPKLDACSSS, from the exons ATGATTAGCACG AATAGAACTCTATCGGGCTCGTCGCAAAGCCCTAGATCTCCGTCGTCGCAACCACCCTACCTATCGGTTTCGGTCACTGATCCAGTCAAATTAGGCAATGGCGTCCAAGCCTATATCTCCTACCGAGTCATCACCAAG ACAAATTTTCCTGAATACCAAGGGCCAGAGAAGATTGTCATTCGACGTTACAGTGATTTTATCTGGTTACGTGATCGTCTTTTTGAGAAGTACAAAGGCATTTTTATCCCTCCTCTTCCAGAGAAAAGTGCTGTAG AGAAGTTTCGTTTCAGTGCTGAATTCATTGAGATGAGGCGTCAAGCATTGGATATATTTGTTAATCGTATAGCTTCACATCATGCACTTCAACAAAGTGAGGATCTGAGAACCTTCTTGCAGGCAGATGAAGAG ACAATGGACAGGCTAAGAGCACATGAGACTGGTATTTTTAAGAAGAAGCCAGCAGATTTGATGCAAATGTTCAAG GATGTACAGTCTAAAGTGAGTGATGTTGTTCTTGGGAAGGAAAAGCCAGTGGAGGAGTCAGATCCTGAATATGAGAAGCTAAAGCACTacatttttgagcttgagaACCACTTGGCTGAAGCTCAAAAGCATGCATATCGGCTTGTAAAGAGGCACAGAG AGTTGGGGCAATCTCTGTCAGATTTTGGGAAGGCAGTCAAACTTCTTGGTGCATGTGAAGGAAATTCTCTAGGAAAGGCATTTTCTGAGCTTGGGGCAAAATCAGAGACATTATCGGTTAAACTACAAAAGGAG GCACACCAACTTTTGATGAACTTTGAAGAACCCTTGAAAGATTACGTACGCGCTGTGCAATCTATTAAG GCAACTATAACAGAGAGGGCCAATGCCTTTAGACGACAATGTGAACTGACTGAAACAATCAAGTTGAAAGAGATTAATCT TAATAAACTCTCACTAATACGTTCTGATAAGGTGGGAGAAGCTGAGATGGAATATAATGAG TTGAAGGCAGAGAGTGAGGAAGCAACAAGATTATTTGAGTCAATTGTGCGATTGATGAACGAAGAGCTAGTAAACTTTCAGGAACGAAAAACTTTAGATATGGGGATTGCTTTCAACGAATTTGCAAGAGGACAGGCACGTCTGGCAAATGGTATTGCCGATGCATGGCGAAGCCTTCTTCCTAAGCTTGATGCTTGTTCTTCCTCTTAA
- the LOC115953098 gene encoding sorting nexin 1 isoform X2: MEQNRTLSGSSQSPRSPSSQPPYLSVSVTDPVKLGNGVQAYISYRVITKTNFPEYQGPEKIVIRRYSDFIWLRDRLFEKYKGIFIPPLPEKSAVEKFRFSAEFIEMRRQALDIFVNRIASHHALQQSEDLRTFLQADEETMDRLRAHETGIFKKKPADLMQMFKDVQSKVSDVVLGKEKPVEESDPEYEKLKHYIFELENHLAEAQKHAYRLVKRHRELGQSLSDFGKAVKLLGACEGNSLGKAFSELGAKSETLSVKLQKEAHQLLMNFEEPLKDYVRAVQSIKATITERANAFRRQCELTETIKLKEINLNKLSLIRSDKVGEAEMEYNELKAESEEATRLFESIVRLMNEELVNFQERKTLDMGIAFNEFARGQARLANGIADAWRSLLPKLDACSSS; encoded by the exons ATGGAGCAGAATAGAACTCTATCGGGCTCGTCGCAAAGCCCTAGATCTCCGTCGTCGCAACCACCCTACCTATCGGTTTCGGTCACTGATCCAGTCAAATTAGGCAATGGCGTCCAAGCCTATATCTCCTACCGAGTCATCACCAAG ACAAATTTTCCTGAATACCAAGGGCCAGAGAAGATTGTCATTCGACGTTACAGTGATTTTATCTGGTTACGTGATCGTCTTTTTGAGAAGTACAAAGGCATTTTTATCCCTCCTCTTCCAGAGAAAAGTGCTGTAG AGAAGTTTCGTTTCAGTGCTGAATTCATTGAGATGAGGCGTCAAGCATTGGATATATTTGTTAATCGTATAGCTTCACATCATGCACTTCAACAAAGTGAGGATCTGAGAACCTTCTTGCAGGCAGATGAAGAG ACAATGGACAGGCTAAGAGCACATGAGACTGGTATTTTTAAGAAGAAGCCAGCAGATTTGATGCAAATGTTCAAG GATGTACAGTCTAAAGTGAGTGATGTTGTTCTTGGGAAGGAAAAGCCAGTGGAGGAGTCAGATCCTGAATATGAGAAGCTAAAGCACTacatttttgagcttgagaACCACTTGGCTGAAGCTCAAAAGCATGCATATCGGCTTGTAAAGAGGCACAGAG AGTTGGGGCAATCTCTGTCAGATTTTGGGAAGGCAGTCAAACTTCTTGGTGCATGTGAAGGAAATTCTCTAGGAAAGGCATTTTCTGAGCTTGGGGCAAAATCAGAGACATTATCGGTTAAACTACAAAAGGAG GCACACCAACTTTTGATGAACTTTGAAGAACCCTTGAAAGATTACGTACGCGCTGTGCAATCTATTAAG GCAACTATAACAGAGAGGGCCAATGCCTTTAGACGACAATGTGAACTGACTGAAACAATCAAGTTGAAAGAGATTAATCT TAATAAACTCTCACTAATACGTTCTGATAAGGTGGGAGAAGCTGAGATGGAATATAATGAG TTGAAGGCAGAGAGTGAGGAAGCAACAAGATTATTTGAGTCAATTGTGCGATTGATGAACGAAGAGCTAGTAAACTTTCAGGAACGAAAAACTTTAGATATGGGGATTGCTTTCAACGAATTTGCAAGAGGACAGGCACGTCTGGCAAATGGTATTGCCGATGCATGGCGAAGCCTTCTTCCTAAGCTTGATGCTTGTTCTTCCTCTTAA